The following proteins are encoded in a genomic region of Mycolicibacterium rutilum:
- a CDS encoding DUF899 domain-containing protein, translating to MTTHAVGTRDQWRAAYERQLAEEKELTRRATELARTRQELPWVPVDKRYLFDTTAGPRTLADLFDGRSQLIVRHFMHGPKTPEGCPGCTFETDNLVGAVPHLAHRDVTFVLASRSPLPVLTAYKERMGWDVEWVSSGESDFDADFFGYMHVPTPRRDFGSGTGSMLDVMELMALSCFALEDGVVYHTYSTYDRGTEALNATWQLLDRAPKGRGEDFSDWPRKRDEYPA from the coding sequence ATGACCACGCACGCGGTCGGCACGCGCGACCAGTGGCGAGCCGCCTACGAGCGCCAGCTCGCCGAGGAGAAGGAGTTGACCCGGCGGGCCACGGAGCTGGCCCGGACACGCCAGGAACTGCCGTGGGTGCCGGTCGACAAGCGGTACCTGTTCGACACCACGGCGGGTCCGCGCACGCTGGCCGATCTGTTCGACGGCCGTTCGCAGCTGATCGTGCGGCACTTCATGCACGGGCCCAAGACCCCGGAGGGCTGCCCGGGCTGCACGTTCGAGACGGACAATCTGGTCGGCGCGGTGCCGCACCTCGCGCACCGCGACGTGACGTTCGTGCTCGCGTCGCGTTCGCCGTTACCGGTGCTGACCGCCTACAAGGAACGGATGGGCTGGGACGTCGAGTGGGTGTCGTCGGGCGAAAGCGACTTCGACGCCGACTTCTTCGGATACATGCACGTGCCAACGCCGCGAAGGGATTTCGGGTCGGGCACCGGCAGCATGCTCGACGTGATGGAGCTGATGGCGCTCAGCTGCTTCGCGCTCGAGGACGGCGTCGTCTACCACACGTACTCGACCTACGACCGCGGCACCGAAGCGCTGAACGCGACGTGGCAGCTGCTGGACCGCGCACCCAAGGGACGTGGCGAGGACTTCTCGGACTGGCCGCGCAAGCGCGACGAGTACCCGGCATAG
- the lpqB gene encoding MtrAB system accessory lipoprotein LpqB, with product MKRLVSAVAALLMFALTGCAGVPSSSAPQAIGTVDRPAPPSLPKPTPGMDPDVLLREFLKATADPANRHLAARQFLTESASSGWDDAGSALLIDNVVFVETRTPERVSVTMRADILGSLSDMGVFETGEGALPDPGPIELVKTPGGWRIDKLPNGVFLDWQQFQATYKRNTLYFVDPTGSTVVPDPRYVAVSDPDQLATELVSKLIAGPRPEMANTVRNLLGPPLKLRGPVTRADGGKMGVGRGYGGARIDLDNLSTTDPHSRQLLAAQLIWTLNRAGINGPYVINADGAALDDRFAEGWETTNVAATDPGAASGAAAGLHALVAGSLVALDGQRTPRVPGPFGQMPDQTAAAVSRTGQEVASIVTLRPGAPDMASSLWVGPLGGDASQALDARSLSRPSWSLDHAVWVVVDGNNVVRVIQDASGQPARIPVDLTPVSSRFPGVITELQLSRDGTRAAMVIDGQVILAGVEQTAGGGFALTYPRRLGYGLGNTVVSLSWRTGDDIVVSRTDPQHPVSYVNLDGVNSDGPSRNLAMPVTTVAANPSTVYVADARGVLQLSGSAAEDDPAWAEVRPLMVPRAEPVLPG from the coding sequence GTGAAACGCCTGGTGTCGGCGGTCGCGGCGCTGCTGATGTTCGCGCTCACCGGGTGCGCTGGCGTGCCCAGTTCGTCGGCGCCGCAGGCGATCGGCACCGTCGACCGCCCCGCGCCGCCCAGCCTGCCCAAGCCGACGCCCGGCATGGACCCCGACGTGTTGCTGCGCGAATTTCTCAAAGCCACCGCCGATCCCGCGAACCGGCACCTGGCCGCCCGCCAGTTCTTGACCGAATCGGCCTCCAGCGGTTGGGACGACGCGGGCAGCGCGCTGCTGATCGACAACGTGGTGTTCGTCGAGACCCGCACGCCCGAACGGGTTTCGGTGACCATGCGAGCCGACATCCTCGGCTCGCTGTCGGACATGGGCGTGTTCGAGACCGGGGAGGGCGCGCTGCCCGATCCCGGGCCGATCGAACTGGTGAAGACCCCCGGCGGCTGGCGCATCGACAAACTGCCCAACGGCGTGTTCCTGGACTGGCAGCAGTTCCAGGCGACCTACAAGCGCAACACCCTGTACTTCGTCGACCCGACCGGCAGCACCGTGGTGCCCGACCCGCGGTACGTCGCGGTGTCCGACCCCGACCAGCTGGCCACCGAACTGGTCAGCAAGCTGATCGCCGGGCCGCGCCCGGAGATGGCCAACACGGTGCGCAACCTGCTGGGCCCGCCGCTGAAGCTGCGCGGCCCGGTGACGCGGGCCGACGGCGGCAAGATGGGTGTGGGCCGCGGCTACGGCGGCGCCAGGATCGACCTGGACAACCTGTCGACCACCGATCCGCACAGCAGGCAACTGCTCGCGGCGCAACTCATCTGGACGCTGAACCGGGCGGGGATCAACGGCCCCTATGTGATCAACGCCGACGGCGCCGCCCTCGACGACCGGTTCGCCGAGGGGTGGGAGACCACCAACGTCGCGGCCACCGACCCGGGCGCGGCCTCGGGCGCGGCCGCCGGGCTGCACGCGCTGGTGGCCGGCTCGCTGGTCGCGCTCGACGGGCAGCGCACCCCGCGGGTGCCGGGGCCGTTCGGCCAGATGCCCGACCAGACCGCGGCGGCGGTGTCGCGCACCGGTCAGGAGGTCGCTTCGATCGTCACGCTGCGGCCGGGAGCGCCCGACATGGCGTCGTCGCTGTGGGTCGGTCCGCTCGGCGGCGACGCGTCGCAGGCGCTCGACGCCCGCAGCCTGTCGCGGCCCAGCTGGTCGCTGGACCACGCGGTGTGGGTGGTGGTCGACGGCAACAACGTGGTGCGCGTCATCCAGGACGCCTCGGGGCAGCCCGCGCGCATCCCCGTCGACCTGACGCCGGTGTCGAGTCGGTTCCCCGGTGTCATCACCGAGTTGCAGTTGTCGCGCGACGGCACCCGCGCCGCGATGGTGATCGACGGGCAGGTGATCCTGGCCGGCGTCGAGCAGACCGCGGGCGGCGGGTTCGCGTTGACCTACCCGCGCCGGTTGGGCTACGGCCTCGGCAACACCGTGGTGTCGCTGTCCTGGCGCACCGGCGACGACATCGTGGTCAGCCGCACCGACCCGCAGCACCCGGTCTCCTACGTCAACCTCGACGGCGTCAACTCCGACGGCCCGAGCCGCAACCTGGCGATGCCGGTCACCACCGTCGCGGCCAACCCGTCGACGGTGTACGTCGCCGACGCCCGCGGCGTGCTGCAGCTGTCCGGGTCGGCGGCCGAGGACGATCCGGCGTGGGCCGAGGTGCGGCCGCTGATGGTGCCGCGCGCCGAACCGGTGCTGCCCGGCTGA
- a CDS encoding ComF family protein gives MLDLILPLQCGGCGAPSTRWCGDCAAALTVRADEPHLVTPRLDPGVPVFSLGRYAGPRRRAVVAVKEHGRADLIPVLAGALRTGLLHLLTWGLLDTPLTVVPAPTRAWAARRRGGDPVARTARAATAGLPGVTVAAALRTRAFVADSVGLSTADRQRNIAGRIKALRAVGGEVLVVDDIVTTGATAAESVRVLQTRGTRVAAVLVVANA, from the coding sequence ATGCTCGATCTGATCCTGCCGCTGCAGTGCGGCGGCTGCGGCGCCCCCTCGACGCGGTGGTGCGGTGACTGTGCCGCCGCGCTGACGGTGCGCGCCGACGAACCGCACCTGGTCACGCCGCGGCTCGACCCCGGCGTGCCGGTCTTCTCGCTGGGCCGCTACGCCGGGCCGCGGCGGCGGGCCGTCGTTGCGGTCAAGGAGCACGGCCGCGCCGACCTGATCCCCGTGCTGGCCGGCGCGCTGCGCACCGGCCTGCTGCACCTGCTGACCTGGGGACTGCTCGACACACCGCTGACGGTGGTGCCCGCACCGACGCGAGCGTGGGCGGCGCGCCGGCGCGGGGGAGACCCGGTGGCAAGGACCGCCCGCGCCGCGACCGCGGGCCTGCCGGGTGTCACCGTCGCGGCCGCGCTGCGGACCCGCGCGTTCGTCGCCGACTCCGTCGGCTTGTCGACCGCGGACCGGCAGCGCAACATCGCCGGGCGCATCAAGGCGCTGCGCGCGGTCGGCGGCGAGGTGCTCGTCGTCGACGACATCGTCACCACCGGCGCGACCGCCGCCGAATCGGTCCGCGTCCTGCAAACCCGTGGGACACGCGTGGCGGCCGTGCTGGTTGTGGCGAACGCCTGA
- a CDS encoding DUF6529 family protein, with product MTDSGLTDTATERLRAGAPADTAMLIAVAIGALVAVGLGVFAKLHEPQFFSINIAGFSSGTAVKSWLATLALALALFQLVSAFVMYRLTPGRVPAWIGPAHVWSGRLAVLASVPVAVHCLYALGFGDTDGRVFFHSLFGCFFYGVFVTKMILLTRRGLRGWVIPIAGGLLFFGLVYVWLTSALWFFQTSGITL from the coding sequence ATGACTGACTCCGGCTTGACTGACACCGCCACCGAACGGCTGAGGGCGGGCGCGCCGGCGGACACCGCGATGCTCATCGCCGTGGCGATCGGCGCGCTGGTCGCCGTCGGGCTCGGCGTCTTCGCCAAACTCCATGAGCCGCAGTTCTTCTCGATTAACATCGCCGGATTCTCCAGCGGTACCGCGGTCAAGTCGTGGCTGGCGACGTTGGCGCTGGCGCTGGCGCTGTTCCAGCTGGTGTCGGCGTTCGTCATGTACCGGCTGACGCCCGGGCGCGTCCCGGCGTGGATCGGCCCCGCGCACGTGTGGTCGGGACGGCTGGCCGTGCTGGCGAGCGTGCCCGTCGCGGTGCACTGCCTCTACGCGCTCGGGTTCGGCGACACCGACGGCCGGGTGTTCTTCCACTCGCTGTTCGGATGCTTCTTCTACGGCGTCTTCGTCACCAAAATGATCCTGCTGACCCGGCGGGGACTGCGAGGATGGGTCATCCCGATCGCCGGGGGACTGCTGTTCTTCGGCCTGGTGTACGTCTGGCTGACCTCAGCCCTGTGGTTCTTCCAGACGTCCGGCATCACGCTCTGA
- the ahcY gene encoding adenosylhomocysteinase: MTELKADSRNGIDFKVADLSLADFGRKEIRLAEHEMPGLMALRHEYHDVQPLKGARVSGSLHMTVQTAVLIETLTALGAEVRWASCNIFSTQDHAAAAVVVGHHGTVEEPKGVPVFAWKGETLEEYWWAAEQMLTWEGEPANMILDDGGDATMMVLRGAQYEKQGVVPPAEDDDPAEWKVFLGVLRERFETDKTKWTKIAESVKGVTEETTTGVLRLYQFEAAGELPFPAINVNDSVTKSKFDNKYGTRHSLIDGINRGTDVLIGGKKVLICGYGDVGKGCAESLAGQGARVAVTEIDPINALQALMDGFDVVTVEQGIGQADIVITSTGNKDIITLEHMRAMKDQAILGNIGHFDNEIDMAALERSGAKKLNIKPQVDQWIFDDGKSIIVLSEGRLLNLGNATGHPSFVMSNSFSNQVIAQIELWTKNDEYDNAVYRLAKHLDEKVARIHVEALGGTLTKLTKEQAEYIGVDVEGPYKPEHYRY, translated from the coding sequence ATGACCGAGTTGAAGGCCGACTCCCGCAACGGGATCGACTTCAAGGTGGCCGACCTGTCGCTGGCAGACTTCGGCCGCAAGGAGATCCGGCTGGCCGAGCACGAGATGCCGGGCTTGATGGCGCTGCGCCACGAGTACCACGACGTGCAGCCGCTGAAGGGGGCCCGCGTCTCGGGCTCGCTGCACATGACCGTGCAGACCGCGGTGCTGATCGAGACGCTGACGGCCCTCGGTGCTGAAGTTCGATGGGCCAGCTGCAACATCTTCTCCACCCAGGACCACGCGGCCGCGGCCGTCGTCGTCGGCCACCACGGCACCGTCGAGGAGCCCAAGGGTGTCCCGGTGTTCGCCTGGAAGGGCGAGACGCTCGAGGAGTACTGGTGGGCCGCCGAGCAGATGCTCACCTGGGAGGGCGAGCCGGCGAACATGATCCTCGACGACGGCGGGGACGCGACGATGATGGTGCTGCGCGGCGCGCAGTACGAGAAGCAGGGCGTGGTGCCGCCCGCCGAGGACGACGACCCGGCGGAGTGGAAGGTGTTCCTGGGCGTGCTGCGGGAGCGCTTCGAGACCGACAAGACCAAGTGGACGAAGATCGCCGAATCGGTCAAGGGCGTCACCGAGGAGACGACGACCGGCGTGCTGCGGCTGTACCAGTTCGAGGCCGCCGGTGAGCTGCCGTTCCCGGCGATCAACGTCAACGACTCGGTCACCAAGAGCAAGTTCGACAACAAGTACGGCACCCGGCACTCGCTGATCGACGGCATCAACCGCGGCACCGACGTGCTGATCGGCGGCAAGAAGGTGCTGATCTGCGGCTACGGCGACGTGGGCAAGGGCTGCGCGGAGTCGCTGGCCGGTCAGGGCGCGCGCGTCGCGGTCACCGAGATCGACCCGATCAACGCGTTGCAGGCGCTGATGGACGGTTTCGACGTCGTCACCGTCGAGCAGGGCATCGGCCAGGCCGACATCGTGATCACCTCGACCGGCAACAAAGACATCATCACCCTCGAGCACATGCGGGCGATGAAGGACCAGGCCATCCTGGGCAACATCGGCCACTTCGACAACGAGATCGACATGGCCGCCCTCGAGCGGTCGGGCGCCAAGAAGCTCAACATCAAGCCGCAGGTCGACCAGTGGATCTTCGACGACGGCAAGTCGATCATCGTGCTGTCCGAGGGCCGGCTGCTCAACCTGGGCAACGCGACGGGTCACCCGTCATTCGTGATGAGCAACAGCTTCTCCAACCAGGTGATCGCGCAGATCGAGCTGTGGACCAAGAACGACGAGTACGACAACGCGGTGTACCGGTTGGCCAAGCACCTCGACGAGAAGGTTGCGCGCATCCACGTCGAGGCGCTCGGCGGCACGCTGACCAAGCTCACCAAGGAGCAGGCGGAGTACATCGGCGTCGACGTCGAGGGCCCATACAAGCCCGAGCACTACCGCTACTGA
- a CDS encoding heme-binding protein, with protein sequence MFVSSSLAATAAVIALSPLANAEPPNCTSADLEGVRAGVDASTSAYLFTHPDLNGFMSTLQGLSREQVADRTTAWLSDHPQEKAEMAGIRQPLLDLKNRCGAIS encoded by the coding sequence ATGTTCGTGTCGTCATCGCTCGCCGCCACAGCGGCGGTGATCGCCCTGTCGCCGTTGGCCAATGCCGAACCCCCGAACTGCACGAGCGCCGACCTCGAGGGGGTGCGGGCGGGGGTGGACGCGTCGACGTCGGCCTACCTGTTCACCCACCCCGACCTCAACGGCTTCATGAGCACGCTGCAAGGCCTGTCGCGCGAGCAGGTGGCCGACCGGACGACGGCCTGGCTCAGCGACCATCCGCAGGAGAAGGCGGAGATGGCGGGCATCCGGCAGCCGCTGCTGGATCTGAAGAACCGGTGCGGCGCCATCTCCTGA
- a CDS encoding DUF2254 domain-containing protein produces the protein MVRRVPSSALWTSTALYRFRERLFALPALVLVAGVVLAEVTAFLDDVVGVDTSLPLTVEMNSNAATWLLSTVAGATITTAGVVFSLTVVSLQLASSQFSPRVMRSFIRDRVSQLVIGSLVATFVFCVLTLRHISGDPTSNAPRVSMTTAIVLAVATVLLIIAYLNRLAYGLQVGEVVRTIAAEADEVIDEQARETRAETPAPNPPDHTGKDPIAEDHLAVHAAADGWVTQSGSRHILAAVPPATVVRLETRTGAYIHRGEVLMTLWPKPPDPARVERRLLATVEVADIRTMQQDIDFGIRQLVDIALRALSPAVNDPTTAADVVLRLGSLMRRLLARDMPPQSVAGADGRVLLRPWDLSHEEYVRHAFDQIRQTSLSQPHVVATLLRVLHMLIEHARAVGRDEYVPALRTQVRLLTESVASRGDIHPVDLQRLQQISGGADPAEHDL, from the coding sequence ATGGTGCGCCGCGTCCCGTCATCGGCGCTGTGGACCTCCACGGCGCTGTACCGGTTCCGCGAGCGCCTGTTCGCGCTGCCCGCCCTCGTCCTGGTGGCCGGGGTGGTGCTGGCCGAGGTGACCGCGTTCCTCGACGACGTGGTGGGCGTCGACACCTCGCTGCCGTTGACCGTGGAGATGAACAGCAACGCCGCCACCTGGCTGCTGAGCACCGTCGCGGGCGCCACGATCACCACCGCGGGCGTCGTGTTCTCGCTGACGGTGGTGAGCCTGCAGCTGGCCAGCAGCCAGTTCTCACCGCGGGTGATGCGGTCGTTCATCCGGGACCGGGTCAGCCAACTTGTCATCGGATCGCTGGTGGCGACGTTCGTGTTCTGCGTGCTGACGCTGCGCCACATCAGCGGCGACCCGACCTCCAACGCGCCGCGGGTGTCGATGACGACGGCGATCGTGCTGGCGGTCGCGACGGTGCTGCTGATCATCGCCTACCTCAACCGGTTGGCCTACGGACTGCAGGTCGGTGAGGTGGTCCGCACGATCGCCGCCGAGGCCGACGAGGTCATCGACGAACAGGCGCGCGAGACCCGCGCGGAGACACCGGCGCCAAACCCGCCGGACCACACTGGCAAGGACCCCATCGCCGAGGACCACCTCGCCGTGCACGCCGCCGCCGACGGGTGGGTGACCCAGTCGGGCAGCAGGCACATCCTCGCGGCGGTGCCGCCGGCGACGGTGGTGCGGCTCGAGACGCGCACCGGGGCCTACATCCATCGCGGCGAGGTGCTGATGACGCTGTGGCCCAAGCCGCCCGATCCGGCCCGCGTCGAACGCCGACTGCTGGCGACCGTCGAGGTCGCCGACATCCGGACCATGCAACAGGACATCGACTTCGGGATCCGCCAGCTCGTCGACATCGCACTGCGCGCGCTGAGCCCGGCGGTCAACGATCCGACGACGGCCGCCGACGTGGTGCTGCGACTGGGCAGCCTGATGCGTCGGCTGCTGGCCCGCGACATGCCGCCGCAGTCGGTGGCCGGAGCCGACGGGCGGGTGCTGCTGCGGCCGTGGGACCTGTCGCACGAGGAGTACGTCCGGCACGCGTTCGACCAGATCCGGCAGACGTCGCTCAGTCAGCCGCACGTGGTCGCCACGCTGCTGCGGGTGCTGCACATGCTGATCGAGCACGCCCGCGCGGTCGGCCGCGACGAGTACGTGCCCGCGCTGCGCACCCAGGTCCGGCTGCTGACCGAGAGCGTGGCCAGCCGCGGCGACATCCACCCGGTCGACCTGCAGCGGCTGCAGCAGATATCGGGCGGCGCCGACCCCGCCGAACACGACCTGTGA
- the mtrB gene encoding MtrAB system histidine kinase MtrB, with amino-acid sequence MIFSSRRRIHRRSAPLVRGLGALGRALSLAWRRSLQLRVVSLTLGLSLAVILVLGFVLTSQITDRILEVKVRAATEEIDRARTTVSGIVGGEETRSLDSSLQLARNTLIDRTADAGPGLAGTFDAVLVVPGDGPRAATAAGPVQQVPEALREFVKAGQVSYQYATVHTDSFSGPALIVGSPTSSSVTNLELYLIFPLNNEESTIALVRGTMATGGVVLLGLLAAIALLVARQIVLPVRSASRIAERFAEGHLTERMPVRGEDDMARLAVSFNDMAESLHRQITQLEEFGNLQRRFTSDVSHELRTPLTTVRMAADLIHDHSDDLDPALRRSTELMVSELDRFETLLNDLLEISRHDAGVAELSVESVDLRSTVKSALENVGHLAADADIELIEEMPATEVIAEVDPRRVERILRNLIANAIDHAEHKPVRIRMAADEDTVAVTVRDYGVGLRPGEEKLVFSRFWRSDPSRVRRSGGTGLGLAISIEDARLHQGRLEAWGEPGKGACFRLTLPLVRGHKVTTSPLPMKPVEPEDVPRSSRDREHAQESV; translated from the coding sequence GTGATCTTCAGTTCGAGGCGGCGCATCCACCGGCGTTCGGCGCCGCTGGTGCGCGGTCTGGGCGCACTCGGCCGGGCATTGAGCCTCGCCTGGCGGCGGTCCCTGCAACTGCGTGTCGTCTCGCTGACGCTGGGCCTGTCGCTGGCCGTCATCCTGGTCCTGGGCTTCGTGCTGACCAGCCAGATCACCGACCGCATCCTCGAGGTGAAGGTGCGCGCGGCCACCGAGGAGATCGACCGCGCCCGCACCACGGTCAGCGGGATCGTCGGCGGCGAGGAGACCCGCTCGCTGGACAGCAGCCTGCAGCTGGCGCGTAACACGCTCATCGACCGCACCGCCGATGCCGGGCCCGGGCTGGCCGGGACGTTCGACGCGGTGTTGGTGGTGCCCGGCGACGGGCCCCGCGCGGCCACCGCGGCGGGCCCGGTGCAGCAGGTGCCCGAGGCGCTGCGCGAATTCGTCAAGGCCGGGCAGGTCAGCTACCAGTACGCGACCGTGCACACCGACAGCTTCTCCGGGCCCGCGCTGATCGTCGGCAGCCCGACGTCGTCGTCGGTGACCAACCTCGAGCTGTACCTGATCTTCCCGCTCAACAACGAGGAGTCCACGATCGCGTTGGTGCGCGGCACCATGGCCACCGGCGGGGTGGTGCTGCTCGGGCTGCTCGCCGCGATCGCGCTGCTGGTGGCCCGCCAGATCGTGCTGCCGGTGCGGTCGGCGTCGCGCATCGCCGAACGGTTCGCCGAAGGCCACCTGACCGAGCGGATGCCGGTGCGCGGCGAGGACGACATGGCGCGGCTGGCCGTCTCGTTCAACGACATGGCCGAGAGCCTGCACCGCCAGATCACCCAGCTCGAGGAGTTCGGCAACCTGCAGCGCCGGTTCACCTCCGACGTCAGCCACGAGCTGCGCACCCCGCTGACGACGGTGCGGATGGCCGCCGACCTGATCCACGACCACAGCGACGACCTCGACCCCGCGCTGCGCCGGTCGACCGAGCTGATGGTCAGCGAACTCGACCGGTTCGAGACGCTGCTCAACGACCTGCTGGAGATCTCGCGGCACGACGCCGGTGTCGCCGAACTGTCGGTGGAGTCGGTCGATCTGCGGTCGACGGTCAAGAGCGCGCTGGAGAACGTCGGCCACCTCGCCGCCGACGCCGACATCGAGCTGATCGAGGAGATGCCGGCCACCGAGGTGATCGCCGAGGTGGACCCGCGGCGGGTCGAGCGGATCCTGCGCAACCTGATCGCCAACGCCATCGACCACGCCGAACACAAGCCGGTCCGCATCCGGATGGCCGCCGACGAGGACACCGTCGCGGTCACGGTCCGCGACTACGGGGTGGGGCTGCGCCCGGGTGAGGAGAAGCTGGTGTTCAGCCGGTTCTGGCGATCGGATCCGTCGCGGGTGCGGCGCTCCGGCGGCACCGGCCTGGGCCTGGCGATCAGCATCGAGGACGCCCGGCTGCACCAGGGCCGGCTGGAGGCGTGGGGAGAGCCCGGTAAGGGCGCCTGCTTCCGGCTGACGCTGCCGCTGGTGCGCGGCCACAAGGTCACCACCAGCCCGCTGCCGATGAAACCCGTTGAGCCCGAGGATGTTCCGCGCTCCAGCCGCGACCGCGAGCACGCGCAGGAGAGCGTGTGA
- a CDS encoding dTMP kinase, translated as MLMVIEGVDGAGKRTLTDGLRTAFEAAGQSVTSLAFPRYHRSLEADLAAEALHGAHGDLAESVYAMAVLFALDRSGAKAEINSLASEYDVVILDRYVASNAAYSAARLHQGVDGPVVEWVRTLEYDRLALPTPDWQVLLAVPTELAAARAEHRANTEADRAKDAYERDGGLQQRTSDVYAALAAAGWCGEWKVAGPDVDPAALAAELAG; from the coding sequence GTGCTGATGGTGATCGAGGGCGTCGACGGCGCGGGCAAACGAACCTTGACCGACGGGCTGCGCACCGCGTTCGAGGCCGCCGGTCAATCGGTGACCAGCCTGGCGTTCCCGCGGTATCACCGCTCCCTCGAAGCGGACCTGGCCGCCGAGGCGCTGCACGGCGCCCACGGCGACCTCGCCGAGTCCGTCTACGCGATGGCCGTGCTGTTCGCCCTCGACCGATCCGGCGCCAAAGCCGAAATCAATTCTCTGGCAAGCGAATACGACGTCGTCATCCTCGACCGCTATGTGGCGTCCAACGCCGCCTACAGTGCGGCCCGGCTGCACCAGGGCGTCGACGGGCCGGTCGTCGAATGGGTCCGCACCCTGGAGTACGACCGGCTGGCACTGCCGACACCCGATTGGCAGGTGCTGCTCGCGGTGCCGACCGAACTGGCGGCCGCGCGTGCCGAACACCGCGCCAACACCGAGGCCGACCGCGCCAAGGACGCCTACGAGCGCGACGGTGGCCTGCAGCAGCGCACCTCGGACGTCTACGCCGCTCTGGCCGCCGCCGGCTGGTGCGGGGAGTGGAAGGTCGCAGGCCCCGACGTCGACCCCGCGGCGCTGGCCGCCGAACTGGCCGGATAG
- a CDS encoding QcrA and Rieske domain-containing protein, whose product MDRKHFLIGAGLGAAATTLAACSTYGKKPEAPPADTPTGSTAAANVLTKTSDVPVGAGVIVDEVVVTQPTAGEFLAFSTTCTHAGCAVNKVADGLIQCPCHGSRFNLDGSVAKGPASRPLQTETVSVQGDSIVRG is encoded by the coding sequence ATGGACCGCAAACACTTCCTCATCGGCGCCGGACTCGGCGCCGCGGCGACCACGCTCGCCGCATGCAGCACCTACGGCAAGAAGCCCGAGGCGCCACCGGCGGACACGCCGACCGGCTCGACCGCCGCGGCGAACGTGCTCACCAAGACCTCCGACGTGCCCGTCGGCGCCGGGGTGATCGTCGACGAGGTCGTGGTCACGCAGCCGACGGCGGGTGAGTTCCTGGCGTTCTCGACGACGTGCACCCACGCGGGCTGTGCGGTCAACAAGGTCGCCGACGGTCTCATCCAGTGCCCCTGCCACGGCAGCAGGTTCAACCTCGACGGGTCGGTGGCCAAGGGCCCGGCCAGCCGACCGCTGCAGACCGAAACCGTTTCGGTGCAGGGCGATTCGATCGTCCGCGGCTGA
- the mtrA gene encoding two-component system response regulator MtrA, translating to MDTMRQRILVVDDDPSLAEMLTIVLRGEGFDTAVIGDGTQALTAVRELRPDLVLLDLMLPGMNGIDVCRVLRADSGVPIVMLTAKTDTVDVVLGLESGADDYVMKPFKPKELVARVRARLRRNEDEPAELLSIGDVDIDVPAHKVTRQGEQISLTPLEFDLLVALARKPRQVFTRDVLLEQVWGYRHPADTRLVNVHVQRLRAKVEKDPENPQVVLTVRGVGYKAGPP from the coding sequence ATGGACACCATGAGGCAAAGGATTCTGGTTGTCGACGATGACCCCTCGCTGGCCGAGATGCTCACCATCGTGCTGCGCGGAGAGGGTTTCGACACCGCCGTGATCGGTGACGGCACACAGGCGCTCACCGCGGTGCGCGAGCTGCGGCCCGACCTGGTGCTGCTCGACCTGATGCTGCCCGGCATGAACGGCATCGACGTGTGCCGCGTGCTGCGCGCCGACTCCGGTGTGCCGATCGTGATGCTCACCGCCAAGACCGACACCGTCGACGTGGTGCTCGGCCTGGAATCCGGCGCCGACGACTACGTGATGAAGCCGTTCAAGCCGAAGGAACTCGTCGCGCGCGTGCGGGCCCGGCTGCGGCGCAACGAGGACGAGCCTGCCGAGCTGCTGTCCATCGGCGACGTCGACATCGACGTGCCCGCCCACAAGGTCACCCGGCAGGGCGAGCAGATTTCGCTGACACCGCTTGAGTTCGACCTGTTGGTGGCGTTGGCGCGCAAACCGCGTCAGGTGTTTACTCGTGATGTGCTGCTCGAACAGGTGTGGGGGTACCGTCACCCCGCGGACACCCGTTTGGTGAACGTGCATGTTCAACGGTTGCGGGCCAAGGTCGAGAAGGACCCGGAGAACCCGCAGGTGGTGTTGACCGTTCGAGGAGTGGGATACAAGGCCGGACCTCCGTGA